The Halorhodospira halophila SL1 genomic sequence CAGCGCAGCAGCAGCCCAACCATGGCACCGGTCGCCAGGGCACTGCTCCCGCCGTAGCTGAACAGCGGCAGGGTCAGCCCCTTGGTGGGCAGCAGACCGGTGGCCACCCCCATGTTGATGAACGCCTGCAGCCCGAGGGCCAGCCCCACGGCCCAGGCGAGATAGCCGGCGAACGGCAGCCGATGGCGGTGGCACTGCCAGCCCACGGCCATGGCCCGCCAGACGATGTAGGAGAACAGCAGAACCACGGCGAGCACACCGAGCCAGCCCAGCTCTTCGGCGAGCACCGAGAAGACGAAGTCGGTGTGCGCCTCGGGCAGATAGAAGAGCTTCTGCACGCTGCCGCCCAAGCCCACGCCCAGCCAATCGCCGCGGCCGATGGCGATCAGCGACTGGGTGAGCTGGAATCCGGTATTGAACGGGTCGGACCAGGGATCCATGAAGGCGGTGACCCGCTGCCAGCGGTACGGCGAGTAGACCACCAGCGCCGCCGCGGCGGCGGCGAGCACCCCCACCAGAGCCGCGAACCGCCACAGCGGCGCCCCGGCGAGGTAGAGCAACCCCACCGCCAGCGCCATGAGCATCAGGGCAGTCCCGAAGTCCGGCTGCAGCAGCAGCAGGAAGGCGCACGCCGCCGAGACCAGCACCGGCACCAGGAATGCCGCCATGGAGGTGC encodes the following:
- the ftsW gene encoding putative lipid II flippase FtsW; amino-acid sequence: MADLAAGVAERGPRLSLWSSLDQRLVWVVAATALLGLVMVASASISMAEQATGDPFYFFKRQIFFALLGLGMALALLQIPLATWERAGPGLLLGALALLVLVLIPGVGREVNGAVRWIPLGVFNLQVAEVVKVLLALYLAGFLVRRQQQLRTSMAAFLVPVLVSAACAFLLLLQPDFGTALMLMALAVGLLYLAGAPLWRFAALVGVLAAAAAALVVYSPYRWQRVTAFMDPWSDPFNTGFQLTQSLIAIGRGDWLGVGLGGSVQKLFYLPEAHTDFVFSVLAEELGWLGVLAVVLLFSYIVWRAMAVGWQCHRHRLPFAGYLAWAVGLALGLQAFINMGVATGLLPTKGLTLPLFSYGGSSALATGAMVGLLLRCGYELAQARAEGRRPEEAAS